DNA from Nematostella vectensis chromosome 5, jaNemVect1.1, whole genome shotgun sequence:
TAATACGGAATTCAGTAATAAGCTATGTGTATGTGTAGGATCGCCTTTTAATATTTCACGCTAGTGATGACTGAAATAGAAATTTAGCCTAAATCCGCTAAATAGCGCTTAATCGCtgtaaaaattttttttacgtaTTTCCGGCCCTACTCTGTAATTTTATGCGGAAAAtaggtaatttttttgttaacaattacccccctccccccccccttgctaTTAGGTTCTGTTTCGGTTCTGTTTAGGTTCTGATTCGGTTCTTAGAAATTTAAGGttctaggatcaccgcggttATTTTTTTGGTGAAAATTAGATAAAACCCCATCTCCAAGCCCAAGGCTTTGCAGACGTAGCTTTGTAAATGTAAATAAATTTATTCGGCATATATTTCTGTTGCCTGCACGTGAGAAACGGGATCTGTTTGGCATCTTTTTTTACctattaaattttattttattacaatttGACAGAGTTTGACTTGAGACAAATTTTAATAAAGAATGTCGCTGCTcgcttgggcttcctgtggtatacAAACATGGCGGACAAAAACATCAAGGCCAAGCGAACTGTGGCTATGCCTGTTGATGGCAGCCAACGAAGCAAGGATGCATTCATTTGTAAGTAAACCTTGTAAGATAGCATTAGGCGATTTTCAGCGAAGAACAAACGGGTAGAGTTTGGTATACATACGCCAAATACCAACGTATCTTCCTATGTTCATATACGTAAAGTCGGGATAAAGTACAACCTGTTGCTGCTTATTTCTGCCATAGAGTAAACTATActtataagtaaaaaaaaactatctaaaaagccacagactggcgggcccTGGCTGATCTATAGAACGacacaataaatacaatggaaaTGCAAATAAGTTTGGATGTGGCCCTGTATTCCGGAGTCTAGTTGAAAATGCTGTCAGAGTGCTTCTTTCGAGGGAGTATGGGAGTCTGGGAGTATGGGAAATTTCTATTTGTCTTCATTTTGGATCAGATATTTTGGATCAGCTGTGGCCTGCCAATCTGTGGAATTTTGGATGCATGCAACATTGTGAACACGGTCTACAGTGTTAAGATACATGCATCATGAGTTCTGATGGTTATTGTTGCAGGGTTTTGTAAGCATATCATCCAAGAAGGCGACCATGTGCTGTTGATACACGTTTGGTTTGTTCCAAGTTTTAATCATGACCGTCTTACATGGCCAGGTAATTACCCAGCTCTGGGCGCACACTAACTGGGGTTGGGGGAAAGGTGGGGAAGTGGTTGAGGGGGTATAGTTTGGCCAACTAAAAATGGtgtggataaatcaaaacttACCagaaatttttcaaaatagatAGCAGATAGCCACCCAACTCACCCTTGACAGGGGACGGGAACGTTGTTTTCTAGGGTGGGACATATATtgcaaaattaaaaagaaataataatagaaaaaaaaaacacaacaaaatagGATAATCTCCAAGAGAGGGAGTTTCTGTTATAAGTATATCAGGCTCTTGATTGGTTTAGGCTTAGAGCATGACATCCCTAAGGGGATGTTTGAatgagataaagaaaaggaTTTTTGAAGTTCAGTGCCGTAGCATCCACTGGGAAATGGGGGACATCTTCCTCTCTTAGTACACCTGAAATGTAGCAAAGGCAAATGTAAGAGAATGAGGTGTCCTCTCCCCAAGCAAGTGTAAGGATTGATTCtcccacccccttcccccctcactccccctccccagtAGACACGGAATTGAACGAaacatatataaaaaaatggtgCCAGGTCCATCCCTCAGCTAATTCAAGGATTGACTTAGTCTGGCCCGTCCCTCTACTAAACAAAAAGTCCTAGCTCTATAGCAATGTTGAAAAAAAGTATGTTTACTATTGTCTTTTTTGtgagtttttttaaagtaCTTAATTTCTGCCACAGCAATAAAGGGGCCCTATGAGGATTGGATGTATGACAAAAGAGTAGCAGAAGATTCAGTTGATGAGATGCTGGATTGGTATATTTCATGCAACAAAAACGTAAGTCTTGGGTAGGAATGCGTGCTTTATTCAACATTAACAAGACATTAAACATGATTTTGGAGTAagattatcctatagcccgtggatTACGCTACGTTTGGCGGAAAATTGAAGTCACGCAATCTCTGAAAATGAGAAATAAGGCCTATAACTCAATGTATATGGTACTACTTATACTACTTGCAGGTTTCTAAGAGCATTAATAAAATTCCCCTGAATCATGGCGCAGACAAGAAAACCCAATGTGAGGAGATCTGTAAAGCAGCCAAGGAACACAGTGCAGACATGATGGTTATGAGTCACAAAGGCGACACTACCAATGCCGACCCTGGTGTGCTTGGGCTTACTACTGACTACTGCGTGTGCAATGCTGGTATTCCTGTCTGTGTGCTGTATCTACCATGCAGTTTTGTACCTATCAGCAGATGTGAGAATTAAAATTGTGCTGTATCTACCAAGTCAATGAGAAAATTAGCAGAGTGTTCTTTGTCACCAAGGAAATCTGAGAATTAGTAAGTTGTACTGTGTTTGCCAAGCAAATGTGAGAATTGTTAATTTGTACTGTAACTACTACAGAAATTTGAGCTGTGTCTACCAAGAAAATGCCAAAAGTTACtgaaactaaaaaaatgaaaagggGTGGATGCGAAAAATGTGCTTAATATAGTTTAGAGTAATGTTGTCTTTGTAGCCACACCCGTAGAACATATTTTGCTTTGCTCTGGACCTATAAGGGATACAAAATAAGgtcattcttttttttgggggggggggggatttagCGATGCCAAATAAGGTCATTCCTTTGATGAGCGAATTTCGGGATACCAAATAAGGTCATTCCTTTGGGGAGCAAATGTAGGGATGCCAAATAAGGTAATTCCTTTGGGGAGCAAATTTAGGGATGCCAAATAAGTTCATTTCTTTGGGGAGCAAATTTAGGGATACCAAATAATGTCATTCCTTTTGGGAGTAAATTTAGGGATGCCAAATAAGGTCATTCCTTTGGGGAGCAAATTTAGAGATAACATATAAGGTCATTCCTTTTGGGAGCAAATTTAGGGATGCCAAATAAGGTCATTCCTTTGGGGAGCAAATTTAGGGATGCCAAATAAAGTCATTCCTTTAAGGAGGGGAATTCAGGGATACCAAATAAGGTCATTCTGTAAAAAAATTCCAAATGGCTTGGTATAACTTACAGTTATCAATTTTATTCTTTCTTCTCGCTAAACCGCAAAGAAGCAACTGAAAGACcataataccatacaataTTCCAGATTGAGAATATATAATCAATAGTTGGagtaacagtttttttaagaaaaagtgTAAATTGTATAACACATCTGGAAAAAGATATGTAAAGTGGAATTAATTAGTTAATTAATAATTCCAGATATATGATTTGATGTTTTCTCGTAATATattaaaaccaaagccctgtcttTCATAATTTATCTATTTTCGCGTACTGAGGTAATTGCCATAggaaacttgaaaaaaaagaagaaaattgtttttgttggaGATGGTCGAAATGGGTGGATATATTAAAAACAATGCCCTGTCTTTCATAATAAATTTACTTCCGCGTACTAAGGTAATTGCCATAGGAAactcgagaaaaaaaaagaaaattgttttattgtttaagAAGGTCGAAATGGgtatatatattaaaaacaatGCCCTGTCTTTCATAATAAATATACTTCCGCGTACTGAGGTAGTTGCCATAGGAAActcaagaaaaaggaagaaaattgttttataGTTTGAGATGGTCGAAATGGCTAGAATACTGAGGGGGCTAAAAAGGAGAACtttgaaattatttttctaaatGCGGTTTTACTAGCAGAAGGCGCCATCAAgcctaccctgggtaccagaggctccaagcttcgcGGCGAAAACGTTTTCTCAAATCGCtgtcgccgcgaagctcggagcctctggtacccagggtatatCAAGCCTAGTAGTAATTAGTATCGGAGTAACAGGTAAAACTACAAAAGGCATACCTGAGCTTTAAATAAAGgattccaaaaaaaatttatagCCTTTTGTTTTGATATTACTAGTTGTCCGTTTGCCCATAGACACCGCAGCCCATAGACTTACCCTGTAGATGGTCCATCGCACGGAACTATGGCTGCCACCACAATCGGgatttatatttatatccAATTTGTCTATTTGGGGGTACGTCTCGGGCCTCGTCCCCGTTTACGTATGACCCCATTGGGCATCTATAGGGATTGTTTCAAGCGCGCAACACTAAGCCCAAGCGCTCCCGCGCTCTAAGTAAATCACAGGCGCGCGCTTACTGATACCTTCTCAAGCCAATCAAAGACGTCACAATTAGGATACAGTAGTCTTTGGTATTCGGCGCCAAGGCGTAGCTTACGCACACTTCTGGTAGAATGTCGGGTGAAGATAGCGACTCGGATTTCGATCCAGAGGAGATCTTGAGTCAATTACAGAACCTGCAAGAACTTCTTCATCGACAAGTGGGGAAACATAAGGTAATCATCAAGGAAAAGGGAaacttcaacaacaacaacaactattTTATACAACCTTAGCAATTACATAGATGTCGAATTACAGGTCTaaagtaaaaatgatttaaaaaatcatttacCCATTGCTCTTGTCCCTCCGAGAGTAGAATGTGGCCCTGCTGCAAGACACACACAGACACTGGGAGGTCAGCCCGATCGTGTTCGAGGACTGCAACTCTTTGGAGGGAGAATCCATCAAGCAAACAGTAAAAGTAAGTGTTGTAGGCAAGGGGCAGAACCTCCCTAAAGCTGCTATGCTTCCACTGCTATCATATCATCTCAACAATTGTCATTATTTCATCATAGTTGTTGTATTGTTATGTTATTCGTTGTGATACATAAAAGAGTTAAATTTCTATCTCGCGCAGCTTGTGAATAAAGCAGAGGATCATGAAAGAAAACGCCGAATGTCCATCCCCTACACGGGAATGGCGAATACTACAGATGCGGATCTCGAAGACAACTCGATTCACGTGGAGACAATGCATGAGGAGCTGCTACACTTATTTGCCATACATGATGTGAGTATCACGGTATTATCACGTGAGCAACATGTGAGTATCACATGGAGACGCTGCACGAGGAGCTGCTACACTTATTTGCCATACATGATGTGAGTATCACGGTGTGTTCACGTGGGCATCATCTGAAGGGGTCTGGATGGGGTTAAACGACTAGCGACAAACGGCTTTAAAATTAACTGACTAACtgacaaaacatgaaaaaaactatgactaccgacaaaaaaatattcgcCGACTatcgacatttttttaaaaccggtatttttactctttactTCCATCGTCAATCTATTTAAATTCGGCCATTTCAGAATCTGCACTATGTATTTCCTGTTTCATCAACTTTTTAgtcaattaataattataataattaattaattattaataagttattaattattaatcaaTCCTAAACAATGTTGAATCTTGTTTATACGTGAAATCTAGTACAAAAGCGAAATCTAGTACAAAAGCTTTGATTCACCGACACTACCGACAAAGACCGATAATTcttaccgactaccgacaaatgATGGAAATTTTTACTGACTACCGACATCCAGACCCTGATGTGAGTATCACACGAAGACGCTGCACGAGAAAATCCTACATgagttttttatcatcacCGTTTGGTTCCCGCTTTAGGCAAAGTACCAAACTGAGTGTGAGCGCGAGCGCCAAACAGCAGAAGCCGTGAAACAAAAGATGCAAGATGAGCTGCTCATGCGCGCTTCGCGAAGACGAGCCCGCGAGGCTTTTGAGGAAGAGAGACAGAGGAAGATCAAAGAAATGGAAAATATGATGACCGGATGTGACGAGGAGAGCCTTGCTATGGCGGAGACCAATGACAAGCTGTCTGAAGTCCATCAGGATCTCAAGAGCGCATTCCAGATTATGCAGGTAAGAACAGGTTTTTCTGGTTATCAAACTTGGCCATCTACAGCAATAAGAATTcaatagtttttattttacctGAGCTTTGCATTTCaattcaggggcggatccaggagccCCAAAAATGGGGGGCCGAAGCAagagtttcaagaaagggggagCCGGATTCAATGTTCTTCCgtgtatttccttatatattttttgttacaaatcaaaatatctgaaaatagggggggggggggggcgctcgGGCCTCCCCTAAATCCAAGTGACTATGATAACTCGCTAGAAATTGTACCATTAATTTTTGTCTTACACGAATGCATATGTGAAGTAGCAATGTTACGCAGATTTTGATTGCAAGCATCTAAATTACACAATAAGTCAATGAGAATTGCCCGGAGTTTCGTGTCCATTCCCTCACAGCTCCCTTCTTCAGTTAACCTGGTATATCTACTTGTGATTGTTTTCATCcaataaagaaatataaagTACTTATGTGAAGAAATCTCTGAATAACCACCTAAGAAGAAAATATACctcatttaccaaattcaatagcAAATAGCGCAATCACGCGAACAAAATGGCTGCTTCCttgcacttggtattttgccaGGCTGAAAGTGACTATTTTTGACTCGGCATACTGAATATTGAAGATGCCAATACaatttataattataattttctgtattttttaaCTCATTACAAAAATCCATTCTAGAGATGAGGAACTACCTCAAACAGTCAACACAAAATGGTGTTTAATGCTTGCTCCGCCTTTAAGCAGTTCCTAAATctatgtattttatttttgactCAGCAAGCCAAGGAGGCGCAGGAGGACAAGGAGCGTCACGTGACTGAGGAGAGAAAAGAGCTTTTGTTGCAGGAGATCCGTAGATTTCCGAGCAAGAAAAAGCAGAAAGAGCTTCTTGAACAGGAGCGGCAGAACAGGATCAAAATGTATCGGGAACGCATCCTCACAAATAACAAATCCGACGAGACACTTGTCCAAGTACAAGAAGACCTTCTGAAGCTGTTTGGCAAAATCAAGGTAAGAGGAAAGACAATGATTTGGCATCCAGTAATCGTGGAAATGATCTAGTCAAAGTTATTATTTCTTTAGCTATGACTTTGTTGCCTGTTCCCTATTCTGACACTAATCTGGACGGATCAGTTcagacaaataaaataaaagctaTTTAAAAACTACAATATTGAGACAAACACACTGAAAAGCAAAGTAACAAACTAATGAAAAGTCGAaaagtattgtattgtaacgaaaaaacaaaaaaatagaacctatttgtatttatttacaatttctGTCTAGCGAGAAGTTTTATCATTAGTTATGTTTATACCCTTTTCAAATATGGTTGCattccatgtgtcgtaacccgcagtgctttgTAGGTATCACATAGATAAATAcgcgtaaataataataaaaaaacaatattccAGGCATAGAAAGCTCAGCTGTATTATTCTTTTTATGGGCCTGTAAGAATTTACATGGCTTTCAAAGACCAGCATTCAGCTATTTAAACTAGACCCTGAACCAATGCGGGTTACGTTACAAGTTACTCGAGTGCAACCATATgaaaaaaacgttgtcgttttgagggactggtaccgaggaatcttagtttcttttcggatactttctccattgaccaaggatggtcacagtcactgtttttctctttgattacaattcataaagttaacgaagcacctgcggtacggcaaccttaaaaatgacaagaatcatgcagtttttccaaataacgaatatattagtttccttatatggaagtgaccgtgTTTgccaaaaacgacaatttttggctaaattttctttatatgcTTATCTGAAATTGTAGTATACAAGTAGCccggggggaagggggggggggggattttacaaaaaaaaagaagacggGGATGATCgtcctatctcttagggtataaattTTCGAgcaactgctatcccttaggggtttgttgaaggattttttcgATTGCGCTATCCcaatttttctatttcttAGAGGTAAGAATTTCTCACACAACGGTCTATCCCTTCTATTCATGTTAAAACTTATTTTGCTAACGATCAGCCCCCGTCTGTTTTGAGCCGTCCCCCTTTCCCCCGGGACAAATTATCTCAATGGGGTACCCCTTTTTTAAGCAATCTTGGGACCGAGATAAGCAAAGTACATTAAAATACAATGGTGCGCGTTTATTAATGAAAGTACCACTGTATTTAGTACTCTACAACTTTAAACTTCTGAACCTGTTTTATCAGAAAGACAAGAAGTTATTGAAAGAAACCACGCATAACGAGCAAGAGGACCGTAAGGCCCTTATGCACGAGGAGCTGCTCCACAAGACCCTTAGCAAGCAGGTGTCCCAACAGGAGGCCCAAGAACGGGCCAGGAGAATCAAGGAGTCGAAAAGCGAGCTATCCCATGACGACTCACCCAAACAAAAGGCAATGGACACCCTGATTGACGTGCAAAGGCAGCTTTTGGATGTCATGTCACATGTTCAGGTAAATCTCTAGATAGGTAGGGTTGTATACGAGATGGGGATAACTGACACCTTGATCGATCATATTGATCACGTGCTGACCATGTGCTGATCACGTGTTGTTTTTTCCCAGATGACGTCAGTCAAAGAGCAAATGCACCACCTAAAGTTCATGAACGCGCGCGCCAACATGCTGCATGAAATACGCATGCGTAAATCCGACCACGATATACAGTAAGTAATTTAgggtaaaaaaattgaataataTTTCTGATGCAGCATTtagattttttctttattcttaaTGATGACGCAAAATATACATTAAATACTCGTTACATGATCAACTCGTGCCCTTACACGAATAACACAAACGTTTAAAGAATACAGCAGTCTATTTGCCCGAAAACTTGCCATATTTGCATAAAATGGAAGTTCGATATTTGAGTGATAATATTTGATAAGAATATATCATTTGCTTCCTTGAATTGATCGAAATGGGCGCTTTTTGTGATTCAATTGTGACCAATGCTGTCAAATCCCTTTCAGTTGTGATACACCATCCGCGGCCTCGTTCACAAGACCAGGTCGTCGACTGTCAATCATCGGAGAGCAACTACAGAACAACCAATCATCAAGCATTTAATGTGatgatatatatttatttgaaaGCTATGTTTCTGTAATAATAACGTGTTTACAGTAAAATTATGTATTCACTTTTTtaagttgtgtttttttgttgatCTATCGCGCGGGATAGAAAGGGGAAGAGGGGGAGGACAGGTGAAATGGAAGGGGAGGGACACCTCATTTTATGTATTGGATAATTAGAGACTATTtttatctgattttttttctgtacgATATTATCTCGATACTCCATTTTTCGATACCCACGGCTCGTCTCCCTCTCTACCGTTTTGGACTTGTCACGCTGGGCGGCAAAACGTCCAGATGCGTCGCTTTATTTTTCTGTAATATACTTACAATTTAACATTTTTCCTCAGATAAATTCCAGTCAATACGGTTGACGTCTATTTGATTCTAAAAGAGcttatctatatatatatatagatttTTTGTTGACTCGACAAAAACGTCCGCGAAAAATTGGGgatgaaattttttttattttttttgtatatccTGTTGTTTGCACACGCTGACAAAAAGTATCACTTCCTGTATATTTCATCAAGGAAAATTAATCCCTGTAggtttttgtttaaaatacTTTACCGCTaagtaaaattgaaaaatgtaAATGTGTTAACCTGTGTTACCTAAAAACAACAATAGGGAGACAAAATTACCTCAGGCTTCATGCAGTGAAGAgtacaaaatcaaaatttagGGAGTTTTTCTAACATGCTTCTAATAATGTGTTTGCTTAGTTTGTCACCTATCGTTTTTAACTATGAACAAAGTCAATTCGCATTTTCCGTTTAATCAGAATACAGGTTATCACACTGTGTTTATATATTTGTCGGAGTTAGAGAACTTTATGTTTACACAACAACAGATGAGATGGATTTCACCCATCCAGGACCTTTGGATTAGCAAAGAGGTGCTGTGGTAATTTGCACATAAGGTTAATAAGAGACATCGGTAAAAGAGCAATAGAGAATAGTACCTATCAATGAGACTCAATGAGACCAATGAGGCATCACATAATTGTAAGGTAACGCGTGTTTTCTACATTGTCATATGTTTTATTCATTTGTCTCtagtattttttaaattttgttgttgatattCTTACCATCGCACTGTTTGAAATTTCTTTACTGTTCTCGGGTATTTGTTATGGctcttttttcatttatcaacATACACTCTCCGATTCATATATACCCAAATTTttccttcattttttttttaaatattctgTGGTTGATTAATTCTTACCGTCgctttgtttatatttcctATACAATTCTCCTTATTCTCTTTTTTCATAAGCAACTTACACTATTTATTTGATACATATTTATGTTCTTTTTAATTTTGCTTTCGGGTAATatatttttggtatttttactgtcattttgtttgtttttccatACGATTCAAGGTTAttttaccctggttccagagcctcgagcgTCTCACTATTTAGCAGTTTAGTTGCCAGCTAAATAAAGAGAcgctcgaggctctggaaccagggtatggTTATTTTGATAGTCGGGCAAAAAAAGACCCTTGCGCAGTTGTGAAAATTTTTTAAGTTCGCCTTTGGCTCGAATTTCAGCTCGTTACCCGATAGCGACGGCTGGAAATAAAGCTCGCCTCAGTCGTAAGCGTTGTTTTTTCTTATACTATGTATATTTTTAGAGAGTTCtatgtattatatttttctagtAGTTTTTTCTTATGTTATGTCCTAGTTTCTAAGTGAAGCGATTTACTAGCTTTGTTAGCTTTAAATTCTATTTCTTTCGGGCAGCTGGACTTTTAAGCATTAAAATGCTTGTTCAGTGAGAGCATAAACTCATAAGAGAGGATGAGttttgaaaattgaaataaaatcaTAAACTCGAGTAAACAGAACAGTCTTGGCGGCGGGCATGGGAGGGCGTTCTAGTCCATTGTTCAAATTGGCATTTCTAAGGccgaaaaaagaaacattaggCCTCAAAACATTCTACTGAACGCAGAGAAATGTGTTCGATTATCAATTATCATTTACTACTATCTGTCATGGCAAGCATTGTATGGTTATTTAATCGCTGTTTTTTAATCACTTTTTTATCACACGTACTATATTTATAGCCAGGTCTTTCGAAAAGAATCAGTATGGCGGAAAAACAAGCGGTTGACTTTACTAACCAGCTAGTTTTATGGAAACTTGCCGGTTTGCGTTTCTAGCTCTACAGTCTGCGAGGAATGGTCGCTTTTCGATTTTCtgatatttttaaatagaaaaatattcacatgatattaaaaatgaTAGTGAATACTTGCAAAAAATGCATCTGGAATGTTTTAACTAATGAaagtgaaatatttttattgcgGAACATTTCAGCAGGTTAGATTATCATAATTTGCttatgtgacgtcataggaTGAGGTCATCCAAATTTAAATACTCATAAACAGCATGATTGGCGGATTTATAGCGTTTTAAAAGTTTCTCTAGCACGTAACAGAGCTCGCTACTTTATAGCACGCAATTAAACTTATAGTTAACGAAGCTAAAAGGATATCAAAACCACCTGGAAAGGTTTGAGGTAATCAAACACTTCCTCAGATACACTAGGTACCAGACTCTCTGATAGCGACAAAGTGGACAGCGGTTTCTCTGGTCCTTTCTAAATAGGTTTCAAAAGGATCCTTTTTTTAGAATCTAATAttatattcaatttttttttaaattgtacaAAATTGATTGAAAAGCACGGACTCACTTGCGAAGAATTAAGAATTACGCGGCTTTCTTTGCGCTGCATACCCGGCGAATTACTAATTACGCACTTCTAAACGATTATTTCAACAGATTCATTCTAATTCATTCGTTTGCCGAATTAGAACAATCGAAATGGATGGGAAAATTCCACCATTAACAAATGTGTGTTttgcaaggtttttttttcttcttggttgttcagtttaaaaaaaaagaaaatatgtaTTATCTAATAACTAATAACTTTGCTGATTGGTTATTTAAACACTTAAGTACCATCTATTTGCTAAAAATGAGTGAAAGgtaattattttcattagaaAGCTTATGAACATTATCAGATTTATTACACTTCAGGTCTTAGATACGAAATTTGCCTTGAAACAACTTTATCAACAAAAGGATAATAACACCTTTAGAAAAATACTTATGAAAATAAAGCCTACTGGCCCATTTACTTTATGGCGCCTGTCAACGAATTTCCATGTCGCCGATTGGCTCTTCCGTTcgggttgttgttgtttttaggcATTGATCAATGCTCGCCTCTTTGGCTTGATTATAACCAGTTTCTTTTAAAAGCCGGAAAGAGAGTGGGGAGCTGATAAAATGATCGGCACGAATTCAAGTGGAAAATTAAGGGGATGTTGCACCTGCAAAATTTCTTTCAAGGTAACATTTcgggttgttgttgtttttaggcATTGATCAATGCTCGCCTCTTTGGCTTGATTATAACCAGTTTCTTTTAAAAGCCGGAAAGAGAGTGGGGAGCTGATGAAATGATCGGCACGAATTCAAGTGGAAAATTAAGGGGATGTTGCACCTGCAAAATTTCTTTCAAGGTGACATTTTATTCCGTGCACCCATTTCTAGAGAAAACTGTAAGATTCGAGTTACATAAGGTATCCGAGGGCCAATATTTTTCAATAACCAGGTtagtaatattttattttcttaaataatAAGGTAGCGAGCATTATGGCGTGGGTATTAAACTATAGAATGGCTTCCCGACCTTTGCGAGAACTCGGAAAACTTTTAGCAAGCAATTATCTACTAAAGGACTTATTTTCCAAGAACTTTAGTGTTTCGTACAATATTTGGCTCCCGATTTTATGATGTCTTTTAGTCCATT
Protein-coding regions in this window:
- the LOC5517643 gene encoding uncharacterized protein LOC5517643 isoform X2, with translation MDCLVRKLHEFDLRQILIKNVAARLGFLWYTNMADKNIKAKRTVAMPVDGSQRSKDAFIWFCKHIIQEGDHVLLIHVWFVPSFNHDRLTWPAIKGPYEDWMYDKRVAEDSVDEMLDWYISCNKNVSKSINKIPLNHGADKKTQCEEICKAAKEHSADMMVMSHKGDTTNADPGVLGLTTDYCVCNAGIPVCVLYLPCSFVPISRCEN
- the LOC5517643 gene encoding uncharacterized protein LOC5517643 isoform X1 yields the protein MIVVRGVDGHHQRPPTALKGEFDLRQILIKNVAARLGFLWYTNMADKNIKAKRTVAMPVDGSQRSKDAFIWFCKHIIQEGDHVLLIHVWFVPSFNHDRLTWPAIKGPYEDWMYDKRVAEDSVDEMLDWYISCNKNVSKSINKIPLNHGADKKTQCEEICKAAKEHSADMMVMSHKGDTTNADPGVLGLTTDYCVCNAGIPVCVLYLPCSFVPISRCEN
- the LOC5517644 gene encoding trichohyalin isoform X1, encoding MSGEDSDSDFDPEEILSQLQNLQELLHRQVGKHKNVALLQDTHRHWEVSPIVFEDCNSLEGESIKQTVKLVNKAEDHERKRRMSIPYTGMANTTDADLEDNSIHVETMHEELLHLFAIHDAKYQTECERERQTAEAVKQKMQDELLMRASRRRAREAFEEERQRKIKEMENMMTGCDEESLAMAETNDKLSEVHQDLKSAFQIMQQAKEAQEDKERHVTEERKELLLQEIRRFPSKKKQKELLEQERQNRIKMYRERILTNNKSDETLVQVQEDLLKLFGKIKKDKKLLKETTHNEQEDRKALMHEELLHKTLSKQVSQQEAQERARRIKESKSELSHDDSPKQKAMDTLIDVQRQLLDVMSHVQMTSVKEQMHHLKFMNARANMLHEIRMRKSDHDIHCDTPSAASFTRPGRRLSIIGEQLQNNQSSSI
- the LOC5517644 gene encoding trichohyalin isoform X2, producing METLHEELLHLFAIHDAKYQTECERERQTAEAVKQKMQDELLMRASRRRAREAFEEERQRKIKEMENMMTGCDEESLAMAETNDKLSEVHQDLKSAFQIMQQAKEAQEDKERHVTEERKELLLQEIRRFPSKKKQKELLEQERQNRIKMYRERILTNNKSDETLVQVQEDLLKLFGKIKKDKKLLKETTHNEQEDRKALMHEELLHKTLSKQVSQQEAQERARRIKESKSELSHDDSPKQKAMDTLIDVQRQLLDVMSHVQMTSVKEQMHHLKFMNARANMLHEIRMRKSDHDIHCDTPSAASFTRPGRRLSIIGEQLQNNQSSSI